The nucleotide sequence TGCTGACCTCAGACGGCTCGCGGCGAAAAAAGCGCTGGCTTCCTCAAGAAAGTCATTTTCCTTTTTCAAACGGCGGATTTCTTTTTCCTGTTCCTTAACCTGCTGTCGGAGCTTTAAGAGTTCCTCATTAAGCGTCATGGCGCTTTGCGGGGTCTGTGAACCTGCCCCAAGGTCGAGGCTGCCAGGGCGGTTGGCCCGTACCCAGCCATACATAGTATTCTTTGGTACCCCCAGTTCTTTGGCGGCTTTTGCTTGTCCGATTTCCTTTGCGAGTTTCACTGCCTGTACTTTGTATTCATGGTCGTATTGCCTGTTTTCTGCCATTTTTGTTCACTCCTTATTCTCTTGATTATATCTCAAATCCTTGAGAATGGGCTGTCAACTTTTTTTATACCATATCACGGTATTCAGGATGCGGCGGCGCAGGCAAAAGCGGAAATGAAGCTGTACCGGACGGCGGTATATGCAAGGCTGTCCGTGGAGGACAGCAAGAACCCTGACTGTGACACCATTGAGAACCAATTATCATTAGTAAGGAATTATGTGGAGAGCAAGCCATACCTCAGACAGACGGCGGAGTACATAGAAATGTAAACCGCTTAATTGATACAAAGGGAATGAACAGAATATCGGGAAAACCGCTGAAAACAAGGGGTTCCGGCACATTGGCTGTTGCTGGAATCCCTTGTTTGATTTTGGGGCTGTGCCAGGGCAGCATGGGAGCGGCGGTTACGGACGGCCACAGTGGTCACAAGTCTGACCCCTCTGTGGCTGTTTTGACCCCTGCGGCAAAAGGTCTGACCCCTATGGCTGTGAATATGACCCCTGTGGTTCACGGTTTTGACCCCTCCCCTTGTCCAGTGTGACCCCTCAGAACGTTATCGAAGAAGCTCAGATACGCTTGAAAAAAAGTAGATGCTTTAGTATAATGGAACCATGGCAGAAACGGGAATCTGATGGGATGTCTGCCATTCATGAGAAAGGCGGTAGATGCCATTGAGAGCAGATACAATCACAAAGGATTATGTAAAAGATGCAGGCGTGTTTGCCGATATTTTTAATTACTATATTTACGGTGGGCGGCAGGTGATCCTGCCGGAGCAGCTCACGGAGCGTGATTCCACGAAGATAGCGCTGCCATACGGTGCGGACGACGCAGTGGTTCCCGTCCAGAAATTCCGTGATGTGCAGAAGCTGTATGCGGCAATGACGGATGGGAAGATGGAATATGTCCTTTACGGCGCGGAGAACCAGGCTGAAATCCATTATGCTATGCCTGTGAAGAACAATCTCTATGATGCGCTGGAATACGCAGGGCAGGTAGAAGAGGCGGCAAAGTCGCACCGGAAAGAAATGAAGCGGAAAAAAGAGGAGGGGGAGGCGTCTGCTGAAGAAGGCGGGAAAACACCAAGTGCAGGTGAATTCTTAAGTGGCTTCTGGGTGGAGGACAGACTGATACCTTCCATCACGGTGACTATATTTTTCGGCTCGGAAGAGTGGGATGGGCCGTTAAGCCTGTTTGAGATGATGGATGTGTCAGATCCGGATGTGCTTGCCTGCATGGACAATTACCATGTGCGGCTGATCGCACCGGCGCAGATGACGGACGAGGAGATTATGAAATTCCAGTCCAGCCTGCGGGAAGTTATGCTATTCATCAAATATTCGAAGGACAAGGAAAATCTAAGCAGGGTGCTGGTGACCAATGAAAAGCGTTTCCGGGAGTTGGAGCGCAGAGCGGCTGATGTGATTGAAACAATTACAAATTCGGGAATAAAATATGATGAAAGTGAAGAGGTGGTCGATGTGTGTCAGGCAATACGAGAAATTCGGATGGAAGAGCGGAAAATTGGTGAGCAGGACGGCGAATTGAAAAAGGCCAGAGAAGCGGCAGAAAACTTGCATGAAATGGGACTTGATACGGATAAGATAGCTCAGGCGGTTGGCTATGCTGTGGAGACGGTAAAAGGATGGCTTGGGATTGAATCATAATGCGAGGGTGTGTGCTGATATCCCTGAACAATATTTAACAGCGGCACAGGCGGCAATCTTGAATTGATGCCATAGGATTTTGGGTACTAACAGGCAAAAGTGTTGAAGAATGGATTAAAATCAAGGGATTTATGGTTTGGTGGGGTTCATCACAGTGGGTGGTGGCCCCATTTTTTGGCGTTTAGTATGCCGCTGATAGGATGGCGATTGGGGCAAAATTATACTATCACGCAAAAGTCGGGGTTTCCGTGATAGTATAAGAGTTTCCGTGTTTGTTTGGAGTTTCGCCTGTTTGTAGAAAAATGCTGTTGAAATAAGAAATTTTTTCAAAAATATTTGATGGTATTAGTGACTTCAAGGATGGAATATCGATATGGGTGGGTGAAATGGAGTTTAACGTTAAAACAGAATACTGATGGGGGAGTGCGTTTTCTTATTAGGTTTATATGTAAAATTTTTGCAATGAATACTTGTAATATTTGGAAATCTGTGATATATTATTGTTAGCACTCGATATTAACGAGTGCTAACAACACGGATTATGTTACATATAGGAAGGATAGAAAATTATGAGCAAACAAGTCTATATCAGTGCTGACTATGACCAGCTTTATGGTGATCGTAATGTTGTTGAAGAACTAAATAAATGGGGAAGTGATAGTCTCCATAAAGTAGATTTCATTGATATGTCGAAAGTTTCATCTGGAACTGTGGCAAACGGCGATGATTGTCGAATTTGTGATTTATAGGCGGAATTTAATAGACAGATTAATGCTTCATCGGCTGTGATTTTTGTTGTGGGTAATCAGACAGGTTCTCGCACAGCAGGCAGCGGCTGTGAGCGTAGCTCTAAAGAACAATGGCAATGCTCCTGCACGCCGTATAAACAAAATGCTAATGGTATTAAACTATGCAAGGGTCCCAGCGTTTCAACACCTGGCGAGAATGATGATTATGGAAACATAAATAAATGTTCATATCTTCGTCATGAATTTGAACAAGCCAAAAAGAAGAAAAATACAATCATAATTGTTTATAATTCCACACGTAAGGAATCAAACTGGCTTCCTTCATATATGAATGGTTACGAAGACATTGCGAGACCATTTTGGAAAATTGATGATAATGGAAAGAAAGTTGGAGATTACGCATACATAAAGGAGGCACTTGGATTTTGATTGGCTTTATCCTAAAAAGCGTAGCGATGGCATTTGGTATCGCCACAGGTATATTTACTTTTGTGCCAGAGGCGTTTTTTGGAAAATACGAATGGGTAACGCACACGACCCTTGAACAATATAAATGGTTTGCTTTTTGCGACGCTCAAGATATTAACATAATAATTTCACGACTTGTATGCTTTCTGCTTGTATGGATTGGAACATCGTTGTTATATGGAGCATTCCTGAAATTTCGAAGATGGACTACAATTAAAGGTCAGAATTATTCAATCAAAATTGAATATGGGAATATACTTAAAAGGAGGAAGTGCAAGAGAGTAATTAGTTTTGATGAGTGTTTTACAACACAAGTAGGAAATGCAACAGCAGATATTAATCCAAATTCTATATGTGGACAGTATTTATCCTTACATCCGAATTTAGATGTCCAACAGTTGATTGAAACAGCTCAAATAACACCGCACGAAGTAAATCAAAGTATCAGCATAAGACTCGGTATGACTCAGGAACGATAGTTCCGAATGGCGATGACTTATTGATGGCATTTGCCAAGTTAGATGAAAGGGGTAAGGGGCGATTCTTTTCTCGAGATGAATATATCAAGTGCTTGGATTTACTGTGGAAGGAATTAGAGAATTACTATTCTGAAAAAGATGTATGTGTACCAATATTAGGAGCCGGAACAACATCATTTGATGGCGGGAGCGGAGCCTCCATTTCACAGCAAGATTTACTTAACATGATGATTTGGTCATATAAATTAAGTTCTCATAAAATAAAGGCTCCATATAAATTGCGTATTGTATGTAAAAAGAATAGTGATTTTTCCATCAATAATATAGATGGGTAGTCACAGGAATTATAAAAGAAATTTATGAAAAAAGAAGGATATGATAATAGTACAGTAAATTTGGGTTTTGCGTATTACTATTTGATGTAAATGACTCAAGTTAAGCGATTGGAATATGTCCTGATTTGAGAGCAATAACTCTGGCACTTAATGGTGTCTCCTTCCCAGGCAGATACAGACACAGAAAGCCGACAAAGCCCGTAAATACAGCACTTTCGGCACTACATAGCTTTCAGAGTTACATTATTTTCGTGTGTTTTTAAGGGCGTTTTTATATTTGTGAGGGTACGAACTTTTGTTCTGTAGTTCTTTTGCCTGATAGTATATACTCGTAGGCAAAACTCGGTTATTATCACGGAAACTCGGATACTCGCAGGCAAAACTCGATACTATCACGCAAAAGTCGATACTCGCAGGCAAAACCCATATACAAACACGGAAACTGCCTGTATTATCACGGAAACAGGATGGGAGTTTTCGTGATAGTATAAGGGTTTCCGTGATAATATACAGAGTTTCCGTGTTTGTATATGAAAAAGTGATAAAAGATGAATGAGCAAATGACAATACAAGGAAAGGGCTGTTTCGGCAGTCCTTTTTCTCATGTCTTAGGATTTCACAATTCATTTCTTTATATTTCAAATTTTAAAGATATTTTTATAGCGGTTCAGAAAATAATAACTTGGAAAGTGGGGGAATCAGAGGTAATATGCTTACACGGCGGTTCCTGTTTGTGCCGTCTTGCAGGGCATCCGTCCCTTTCAATTTAGAGAGAGTGAAGAATTGTTTTTTGGAAAGCAACCAACAGTTGCCGGATTGGAACGTATAGGTGGATTGATTATGGAAAAACGCTCAAGTATAATGAATGCCTGGAGGATGTCAGAATGGAATTTAAAGAAAAATTGCAGTTGCTAAGAACAAATATGAAACTGTCACAGGAAGAACTTGCTAACAGGCTGGATATATCAAGACAGTCTATAACAAAATGGGAGAATGGACAGTCTTTTCCGGATATTCAGAACCTTATACAGCTTAGTGAGATTTTTAAAGTCTCCATAGACAGGCTTGTGAAGGAAAATGATATCTGTACGATCAGTCTTTTTTGTGAACAGAAATATCCTATGCAGGATATCAGGATTTTTTTGGTCAGGGCAAAAAATAACACATATATCACAGGTGAAAATGAAATCATGCCGTCACAGCCTGGTTCCCACGATTTCCGTTATGAAGATGGTGATTACCTGTATATGGATACTTACCTTGGCGGGCAGAAATTCATAGGCGGGGAACGAGTCTGGATAAGGAATCATGCAGTGTGGGCTATGAATTATTACGGGGAGAGCCTGGATGAGAATTTTGATATTATATTTTTGAAAGAAGCGCTTTCCCATGTGTCGGTTTCCATGCCGTTCCGAGGGCCGGAATTCTATCAGAAAGGCGATTATATGTACCAGTGCCAGGTGCAGGGTGATTTTGAATGTTTTTCAGGAGAGGAACGGATATATTGCAGGCAGAAAAAGGTATATGCCTGTATGTTCCACGGAGGGACTATCTTATGAACATGGTAGAAAAAGAAGTAGTAGTAAAAGATCTGGTTACAAAATCAAATCTTCCGGCAAGCGATTATGTGATAAACCCTTATGTAGGCTGCCCTCATGGGTGCAGGTACTGTTATGCCTGTTTTATGAAGCGGTTTACGAATCATGGTGAGGCATGGGGGAGTTTTATTGACATTAAGCGGTGCGACAAGCCGATAAGCAAAAGGAAACTGCAGGGGAAGTCTGTTTTCCTGTCATCTGTAACGGACTGCTACAATCCATTTGAGGAAAAGTACCGTAATACACGGAAGATACTGGAGCAGCTAATTTCCATAAATTGCGAACTGAATATTTCAACAAAATCCCATCTGATTTTGAGGGATATTGATTTATTGAAACAGTGTAATAATTTGAAAGTCTCGGTATCAGTCAATACATTGGATGAGCAGTTTAAAAATGATATGGATCATGCCAGCAGCATCATGAAACGGCTGGAAACACTGGAAACATTGCATCAAAATGGCATATACACTGTTTTGTTTATGTCCCCTATTTTTCCGGGCATAACGGATTATAAGGAAATAATAGTAAAGACACAAAGATATGTGGATGAATACTGGTTTGAAAATCTGAACCTGCGGGGGAGCTATAAGCAGGATATCCTTGGCTATATAAAAAGTGCCTGCCCACAATTAGTGGAATTATATGATGAAATATATGTAAAAGGGAACATGAGGTTCTGGAATGATCTTGCTGTTGAGATTGAGGGATATTGTGCTGCACATTCAATAAAACATATCAATTATTTTTATCATAAGGAGTTGGTAGAAGCCAAGTTGAGGACAAAGTAACCAGGTAGTGACCGCCGATATGGACTTATTCTCTATATACGGCGGTCTATTGTTTATGCGGTCGGTCTGCAGGATATGCCGAAAAGCGATGGACTGACAGAAGCCTGTGCCCGATTTCCAATTCTGCAAAACGATTTCCGATTCTGCAACGGCAATTGAAAACTGTTCTGAATCCATCCACAATATAATTTGGGTTGGTTTGCCCTCTTAGGGGTGAATATTACGGTGTGGCGAGAGCCACCTGTCCGGACTAACGGAGCCACCCCGTTTCTTTGTTAATTAGTTACTTTGCCATTGCCGGATCCAGACCATATACCTCTCTCATAGAAAGGTCTTTGGCCGGATCAATACTTTCAATGTCAATCTTATAAGAATCATACGATATACGATCCATAATAGCATCTGCAAGGGTGCTCTCACCACCGCAGATTTGCTGATACCACTCACTTTCGCGAAACTGGGAACAAAAGATGGTTGAAGATTTCTTACGTCTTTTATGTATCAGTTCAAAAAGGTTTCTGGCTTCTGCTTCTGTCAGTTTAAGAAGCAACCACTCATCAATGATCAGCAATACTGGCTTGGTATATTTTTTCAAGACAACCGAAAAAGTCCCGTTGTCTCTGGCAGCCTGTAAGTCCAGTAATAAATCAGGAAGGCGTACATACCGTACGGTATAATAGTGCTTGCATGCTTCCATGCCAAAAGCACAGGCCATGTAAGTTTTACCGCTTCCGGTTGCTCCGGTAATGAAGATGTTCCGGTATTCTGTGATGTATTCACAGGTTGCCAGGCGGCTGATTAATGCTTTGTTCAGTTTTCGACCGGAATGGTAATCAGTTGCTGCAATGCTGGCATCCGGCTGCTCAAACTCAGCCTGTCGGATCAGTCTTTTCAGACGATTGTTTTTACGGTTGCTGTACTCGACATCAACAGGCATGCCGAAACGATCCTCGAACGGTACTTCCTTCATTGTGGCATCATCCATCTGGATGCGGAATGCATCTGCCATAGCGGTCAGGCGCATTTCAATAAGTTTATCGATCGTACTTTGATTTGTCATGAACGTTTACCTCCATAGTATCTGGCTCCTCTTGTGATGCCGTGTGGTTTTGGGGCTGCTTGAGATTCCTTTGATTCATCCGATATGGCAGCAGGAGAATCTTTCATTGTAGCCAATAGATTTTTGATACTTTTATAACTGGGTTTACCAGAATAGGAAAGCGCCCTGGTGCAGACCTGTTCCAGCCTTTCTGGCGAATATTTCTCTGCCAGTTTCAACAATCCCATACAACTTCTATAGGATTGCTGTTCAACCCTACCGGAGGTAAGTATTGCATCGACAACCTTACTTGTGTTAATTCCAATCGAATCAGCCCATTTGCGGAACCGGTTACCATTCCACTCCAGATATTCCTGGTGCTCCTGTGGCATATGTTCTATCACAGTAGAATACTGACCGCTTCTTCCATGAAGCCGTCGGTGGGAGGCAATCCGATTGTGATTATAAAATATTTCGACCGTTGTATCTGTTATACGCACATCAACCTTATTTTTGATATACTGATAAGGCACGGAGTAGTACATCTTGTCTACTGCGATGTGATAGTTAAACTGGACAGTGGCTTGTTTCCATTCAGCCAGTTCAAAAGGTGTAGCAGGCAACGACGCCAGTAATGGCATTTCTTCCCCAAGAAATAAACTGAGCCTGCTACATTCCTTTTTCTGGAATTTACGAGCATTATAGGCATCCGGTTTTTCTCGGATAGAATCATTCAATTCGGTAAGAGAGAAAAACTGTTCATTACGAAGGGCTGCAGTTATCCAAGTGGATATTTTCCCTACAGATCCTTCTACATCTGGTTTATCCTTGGGTTTCCGGACTCTGGCCGGAATGATGGCAGGATTATAATGTTCTGCCATCTCGTGATAAGTTGTGTTTAATGCAGTGGTATACCAGTCACTCTTTTCATGATTTACCGCTGTTGTGCAGTTATCTGAGACGAGCATCGGTGTAACACCACCAAAGAAATCAAACATCTGGACATGAGCTTTGATCCAGCTGCCTGTTTTCTCATTCATGTATGCTTTTACAAAAGTGTATTGACTGTAAGTTAATACACCTACAAATATCCATGCATTTGTGATTTCTCCAGTATCTGGATCAATGATGTGGGCGGGATCACCTGCCCAGTCAACTTCAATCTGTTCACCTGGTTTTCCCGGGATATGCATGGTAGCCCTGCGTTTTTCTTCATCCTTTTGGATGTAGTAGCAGAACCGGGAATACATCAGAGGTTCTTCGCCGTTCATACGGCATTCCTCACAGTATTCTACCCAGAGAAGCTTTTTATTGACTCCATTCCGTAGAAGTTCTTTACGGATGTAGTCAAAGTCAGGCATACGTTTATTCGTTGCTGACTTATCTTTAGGGAACATCAGCTCCTCTGGTGTGCTGTCGGTCATGTCAAAATCCAGCGGCCATGAAAGATTTATTTCCGCTGCTTTTTTCAGAACCTTGGCGACTGTGTTTCTGGACACACCACAACTCTGTGCGATGTTCCGCTCACTGAATCCTAAGCTTTTCAAACGTAGGATTTCACGATATTTGGTCATAATTACGACCTCCTTTATCTGTATTCACACCAACGGTGTGTATCTACAGTATAAAGGAAATATATGTAATAGAGCCTTTATTGTGGCTCTGAATTACCGGAATATGTGGCTCCCATTCTCCGGAATGGTGGCTCTCAAAGTCCGGACAGGTGGCTCAGAGAACCCCGGAATAATCATTAGGGGGAAACTTTAGTTTATATGACAATTTGACGAAATACTATAAAATACGACAGGAAGGAGGGTGCTAGTATATCATAAATTAAGTTGTTGATAGTTTCGGTATCTGGTATAATAGACTTAATAAATATAATTTATGGAGGCTGATTATGCCAGCGTTATCTTATAGCATTACAATATCAGATGAAGAACGTGATTACCTAAAATCATTGATAAAAGCCAGAACTATCCAGGCGCAGGTTGTTGACCGTGCCCGAATATTGCTATGGAAATCCGAAGCCAGGACAGACAAGGCTATCGCAGACGGCCTGGGCATTAGTGTGAATACCGTCCGGCGCTGTATTGACCGTTATCTTAACAATGGAATTAACCTTGCCATATTTGATGACGAGCGTTCCGGCAGACCAGTTGAGATTACTGACGATGCAAAAGCATGGATTGTCAGTATAGCCTGCCAAAAACCCTGTGACCCTGGCTATGCTGCAGAATTATGGACACTGGCTGCGTTGCACAGACATATACAGGCATATGCTGAAGAAGCCGGCTATCCACGCTTAAAGACAGTTACCAAACCATGGCTCCAAAAATATCTCAAAAAGATGGATATAAAACCATTCAGGATCAAGTATTATCTTGAACGGAAAGACCCTGATTTTGAGAATAAGATGCATGACGTCCTCCTGGTCTATAAGCAGGTCGAGATGCAGTTTGGCATTGATGGGAATATCATCATACCGGAAAACGGGCATTTGACACATACTGTTTCATATGATGAAAAACCCGGCATCCAGGCTGTTGCCAACAAATATCCCGACCATACCCCGACAGAGGAAAAAGGTTATGTCCGCCGGGATTATGAGTATGTGCGGCTTGGGACGCTGTCACTGCTTGCAGGTATTGACCTTTTGACAGGGGAGGCAATTCCATTGGTCAGCCAGACACACAAAAGTTCTGATTTTATCGAGTTTCTAAAGATTCTTGATGTAAAATACCCGGAGGGTGACACAATACGGCTGATACTGGACAACCACTCAGCCCATACTTCAAAGGAAACCCAACAGTTTCTTGCAACGTTACCCGAAGGCCGTTTTTTGTTTGTATTTACCCCGACACACACTTCATGGCTGAATATGATTGAAAGCTTTTTCAGCAAAATGACAAAGCAGATGTTAAAAGGCATCCGCGTCAATTCAAAGGAGGAACTGTCGGAGCGGATATACCGCTACTTCGATGAGATCAATGCCGATCCAATCGTTTATCATTGGACATATAAAATGGATGAAATTAATCCCGATGAAGCAGCAACTATTTAAACTATCAACAATTTAATATTCGCTATACTAGTACAATGTTTCTTTGATAACCATATACTTTTTTCTTCCATTTTTTTATAAAATATGCAATAATATCTTAACAGGAATTGGTTCAAATTGGAGGGAATATTATGCGTGGTTTTCAAGCTGCTTCTTTTACTTTGTCTGATAAGGCAGAAACAATATTAAAAAATTTCAGCACCAGCTATTCCCTGCCATCATGTATTGTGACCCGATCCAAAATTATATTGATGGCCGCGGAGGAGAAAAACAATACCCAGATCGCAGAAGCGCTTGGAACCACCTATTCGACTGTCAGCATATGGCGGAATCGTTTTTATAACAACATAGACCTTATTGCCCAGACGGAGGAGTATGACGGACCGGATGGTGATAAAAAGCTGTCTGATGTCATAAAGTCTGTGCTTTCAGATAAACAAAGACCCGGAAAAGAGCCTGTATTCACCCCGGAACAGATCATGCTCATCAATGAACTGGCGTGTAAAAACCCAAAAGACTTTGGCTGTGAGCTGAGCTGCTGGAATCTTGCATCCCTTGCGAAAGAAGCTGTCAGGCAGGGTATCGTGGGATCCATTTCTGTCGCAAGTGTACAGAGGTTCCTTAAATTTGCGGGTATCGCACCATGGAAAAACCGTTACTGGCTCAACTCCCCGGAAAGGCACGATAACCCGGAATCCTTTAAAAAAAATTGAAACAATCTGCGGCATCTATCTTCAGGCTTCGGAACTTGCTGAATGCGGTACGGAAGTATATTCCACGGATGAAATGACCGGGATCCAGGCATTGGAGCGCAAATATCCGGACAAGCCGGTACGCCCGGGCAGCCCGGCGCTGCATGAGTTTGAATACATCCGTCATGGCACTATAAGTCTGATCACATTCCTGCGTGTTGCAGATGGCAGGATCCAGTCACCGTATCTGAACAGCACACGAAATGAGGAAGATTTCTGCAATGCTGTGGGGCAGCTTATATCAGAGGATGCAGATAAAAACTATATCATTATCTGTGATGGTCTTAATACCCATAAATCCGAAGGACCTGTAAAGTTGGTTGCACAGAAATGTTCCATTACGGTTGATCCTGGTATTAAGGGAAAGAAAGGCATACTGGAGAGCATGAAAAGCAGGG is from Lachnospiraceae bacterium JLR.KK002 and encodes:
- a CDS encoding transposase, which translates into the protein MAENRQYDHEYKVQAVKLAKEIGQAKAAKELGVPKNTMYGWVRANRPGSLDLGAGSQTPQSAMTLNEELLKLRQQVKEQEKEIRRLKKENDFLEEASAFFAASRLRSAKTKE
- a CDS encoding transposase, with protein sequence MPLRADTITKDYVKDAGVFADIFNYYIYGGRQVILPEQLTERDSTKIALPYGADDAVVPVQKFRDVQKLYAAMTDGKMEYVLYGAENQAEIHYAMPVKNNLYDALEYAGQVEEAAKSHRKEMKRKKEEGEASAEEGGKTPSAGEFLSGFWVEDRLIPSITVTIFFGSEEWDGPLSLFEMMDVSDPDVLACMDNYHVRLIAPAQMTDEEIMKFQSSLREVMLFIKYSKDKENLSRVLVTNEKRFRELERRAADVIETITNSGIKYDESEEVVDVCQAIREIRMEERKIGEQDGELKKAREAAENLHEMGLDTDKIAQAVGYAVETVKGWLGIES
- a CDS encoding macro domain-containing protein, whose amino-acid sequence is MIGFILKSVAMAFGIATGIFTFVPEAFFGKYEWVTHTTLEQYKWFAFCDAQDINIIISRLVCFLLVWIGTSLLYGAFLKFRRWTTIKGQNYSIKIEYGNILKRRKCKRVISFDECFTTQVGNATADINPNSICGQYLSLHPNLDVQQLIETAQITPHEVNQSISIRLGMTQER
- a CDS encoding macro domain-containing protein, with product MVPNGDDLLMAFAKLDERGKGRFFSRDEYIKCLDLLWKELENYYSEKDVCVPILGAGTTSFDGGSGASISQQDLLNMMIWSYKLSSHKIKAPYKLRIVCKKNSDFSINNIDG
- a CDS encoding DUF5680 domain-containing protein; this translates as MEFKEKLQLLRTNMKLSQEELANRLDISRQSITKWENGQSFPDIQNLIQLSEIFKVSIDRLVKENDICTISLFCEQKYPMQDIRIFLVRAKNNTYITGENEIMPSQPGSHDFRYEDGDYLYMDTYLGGQKFIGGERVWIRNHAVWAMNYYGESLDENFDIIFLKEALSHVSVSMPFRGPEFYQKGDYMYQCQVQGDFECFSGEERIYCRQKKVYACMFHGGTIL
- a CDS encoding radical SAM protein yields the protein MNMVEKEVVVKDLVTKSNLPASDYVINPYVGCPHGCRYCYACFMKRFTNHGEAWGSFIDIKRCDKPISKRKLQGKSVFLSSVTDCYNPFEEKYRNTRKILEQLISINCELNISTKSHLILRDIDLLKQCNNLKVSVSVNTLDEQFKNDMDHASSIMKRLETLETLHQNGIYTVLFMSPIFPGITDYKEIIVKTQRYVDEYWFENLNLRGSYKQDILGYIKSACPQLVELYDEIYVKGNMRFWNDLAVEIEGYCAAHSIKHINYFYHKELVEAKLRTK
- the istB gene encoding IS21-like element helper ATPase IstB, with product MTNQSTIDKLIEMRLTAMADAFRIQMDDATMKEVPFEDRFGMPVDVEYSNRKNNRLKRLIRQAEFEQPDASIAATDYHSGRKLNKALISRLATCEYITEYRNIFITGATGSGKTYMACAFGMEACKHYYTVRYVRLPDLLLDLQAARDNGTFSVVLKKYTKPVLLIIDEWLLLKLTEAEARNLFELIHKRRKKSSTIFCSQFRESEWYQQICGGESTLADAIMDRISYDSYKIDIESIDPAKDLSMREVYGLDPAMAK
- the istA gene encoding IS21 family transposase, yielding MTKYREILRLKSLGFSERNIAQSCGVSRNTVAKVLKKAAEINLSWPLDFDMTDSTPEELMFPKDKSATNKRMPDFDYIRKELLRNGVNKKLLWVEYCEECRMNGEEPLMYSRFCYYIQKDEEKRRATMHIPGKPGEQIEVDWAGDPAHIIDPDTGEITNAWIFVGVLTYSQYTFVKAYMNEKTGSWIKAHVQMFDFFGGVTPMLVSDNCTTAVNHEKSDWYTTALNTTYHEMAEHYNPAIIPARVRKPKDKPDVEGSVGKISTWITAALRNEQFFSLTELNDSIREKPDAYNARKFQKKECSRLSLFLGEEMPLLASLPATPFELAEWKQATVQFNYHIAVDKMYYSVPYQYIKNKVDVRITDTTVEIFYNHNRIASHRRLHGRSGQYSTVIEHMPQEHQEYLEWNGNRFRKWADSIGINTSKVVDAILTSGRVEQQSYRSCMGLLKLAEKYSPERLEQVCTRALSYSGKPSYKSIKNLLATMKDSPAAISDESKESQAAPKPHGITRGARYYGGKRS
- a CDS encoding IS630 family transposase, which gives rise to MPALSYSITISDEERDYLKSLIKARTIQAQVVDRARILLWKSEARTDKAIADGLGISVNTVRRCIDRYLNNGINLAIFDDERSGRPVEITDDAKAWIVSIACQKPCDPGYAAELWTLAALHRHIQAYAEEAGYPRLKTVTKPWLQKYLKKMDIKPFRIKYYLERKDPDFENKMHDVLLVYKQVEMQFGIDGNIIIPENGHLTHTVSYDEKPGIQAVANKYPDHTPTEEKGYVRRDYEYVRLGTLSLLAGIDLLTGEAIPLVSQTHKSSDFIEFLKILDVKYPEGDTIRLILDNHSAHTSKETQQFLATLPEGRFLFVFTPTHTSWLNMIESFFSKMTKQMLKGIRVNSKEELSERIYRYFDEINADPIVYHWTYKMDEINPDEAATI
- a CDS encoding helix-turn-helix domain-containing protein, translated to MRGFQAASFTLSDKAETILKNFSTSYSLPSCIVTRSKIILMAAEEKNNTQIAEALGTTYSTVSIWRNRFYNNIDLIAQTEEYDGPDGDKKLSDVIKSVLSDKQRPGKEPVFTPEQIMLINELACKNPKDFGCELSCWNLASLAKEAVRQGIVGSISVASVQRFLKFAGIAPWKNRYWLNSPERHDNPESFKKN
- a CDS encoding transposase, which translates into the protein MTGIQALERKYPDKPVRPGSPALHEFEYIRHGTISLITFLRVADGRIQSPYLNSTRNEEDFCNAVGQLISEDADKNYIIICDGLNTHKSEGPVKLVAQKCSITVDPGIKGKKGILESMKSRETFLMDESHRIRFVYTPKHSSWVNQIEIWFGIINRKLLKKGSYKSVEEMAQSILNFIKQYNLTAKAFNWKYAG